In Methanocaldococcus lauensis, a single genomic region encodes these proteins:
- a CDS encoding gamma-glutamylcyclotransferase family protein, protein MDSFDKNYYNVFAYGELMKKDVLLKLINRVPKMIKGRVYGFKKFFDESIGYYGAVKEEGSYIDGIILLGITEKELKIFDDYEDLGIYYIREKTISIGEDGKKYDVYIYLRP, encoded by the coding sequence ATGGATTCTTTTGATAAAAATTATTATAATGTATTTGCCTATGGAGAGTTGATGAAAAAAGATGTTCTCTTAAAATTAATAAACAGAGTTCCAAAAATGATTAAAGGTAGAGTTTATGGATTTAAAAAGTTTTTTGATGAGTCAATTGGATACTATGGGGCTGTAAAAGAGGAGGGAAGTTATATTGATGGAATTATTTTATTAGGAATTACTGAAAAAGAATTAAAAATTTTTGATGATTATGAAGATTTGGGAATATACTATATAAGGGAAAAAACTATATCTATTGGAGAAGATGGAAAAAAATATGATGTGTATATTTATCTAAGACCATAG
- a CDS encoding peptidase U32 family protein translates to MFSIPHPGNFESLKIIVDEINKHRKINKKLRKESFEVYMGFPEFIGTGRATLYKPSFEDLYRQVNYAKKNNIRFEVVINASCIGGIHLTSKGISYINWIFTQLKNIGIDSIALSDPYLVDLAKSNGLDVNVSCIALVDSLDKALFWDEKEVYAITLDSSINRHFDIIQEIKENVSCKLKILVNESCLYKCPMRIQHFNFFSHANTQNVPALDDYYYNKCINLRIKKKELIIKSPFIRPEDLRYYKGLVDIFKISGRSHPIGWIKRVLNAYLNEKWDGNLMELLDCPRELEHFYYLDNRTLDGAIEYWKSCNKLCSKCNFCKELAEKALKVKT, encoded by the coding sequence ATGTTCTCTATTCCACATCCAGGAAATTTTGAATCATTAAAAATTATTGTAGATGAGATTAATAAACATAGAAAAATAAATAAAAAGCTAAGAAAGGAGAGTTTTGAGGTTTATATGGGATTTCCAGAGTTTATAGGAACTGGAAGAGCTACTTTATACAAACCAAGTTTTGAAGATTTATATAGGCAAGTTAATTATGCAAAGAAAAACAACATCAGATTTGAGGTAGTTATAAACGCTTCCTGCATTGGTGGAATACACTTAACATCAAAAGGCATCAGTTATATAAATTGGATATTTACCCAATTAAAAAACATTGGAATTGACAGCATTGCCTTATCAGACCCTTATTTAGTTGATTTAGCCAAAAGTAATGGGTTGGATGTCAATGTCTCATGTATTGCCTTAGTTGATAGTTTAGATAAAGCTCTATTTTGGGATGAAAAAGAGGTTTATGCAATAACCTTGGACAGCTCAATAAATAGACACTTTGATATAATACAAGAGATTAAAGAGAATGTTAGCTGTAAGTTAAAAATTTTAGTTAATGAATCCTGCTTATACAAATGCCCTATGAGGATTCAGCATTTCAATTTCTTTTCTCATGCAAATACTCAAAATGTTCCTGCTTTGGATGATTATTATTATAACAAATGCATAAATCTAAGAATTAAGAAAAAAGAGCTAATAATAAAAAGCCCTTTCATAAGACCAGAGGATTTGAGATATTATAAAGGTTTAGTTGATATATTTAAGATTTCTGGAAGAAGTCATCCAATTGGATGGATTAAGAGAGTTTTAAATGCTTATTTAAATGAAAAATGGGATGGAAATTTAATGGAGTTGTTGGATTGCCCAAGAGAGTTGGAGCATTTTTATTATTTAGATAATAGAACTTTAGATGGAGCTATAGAATATTGGAAATCATGCAATAAATTATGTAGTAAATGTAATTTCTGTAAAGAATTGGCAGAGAAAGCCTTAAAGGTGAAAACTTGA
- a CDS encoding DUF5402 family protein produces the protein MKNKILKDREEIEKFFIKLLGREIFISEMDVFASRCSCVGIMITVRGLFIDDVEIFKEKILNKLEELAKSYDIKPDWIFVRVLPGSDDVINIGVRELCNICREEYKFKKPRPDLISLKY, from the coding sequence TTGAAAAATAAAATTTTGAAGGATAGGGAAGAGATTGAGAAGTTTTTTATAAAGCTTTTAGGTAGAGAAATCTTTATTTCTGAAATGGATGTCTTTGCCTCAAGATGCTCTTGTGTAGGGATAATGATAACTGTTAGGGGGCTTTTTATTGATGATGTTGAGATATTTAAAGAGAAGATTTTAAATAAATTGGAGGAGTTAGCTAAAAGTTATGATATAAAACCTGATTGGATATTTGTTAGAGTGTTACCAGGAAGTGATGATGTAATAAATATTGGAGTTAGAGAGCTTTGTAATATTTGTAGGGAAGAATATAAATTTAAAAAGCCAAGACCTGATTTAATTAGCTTAAAATATTAA